Below is a window of Anaerobacillus alkaliphilus DNA.
ATATCTAACTTTCGCCCTTTAGCATCAACAGCATTTTCTAGAATGCTAAGATTTTCATTAGTAATTTCGTAATTTTCATCAGTTGGATCCTCACAGACCTGAATAATAACTTTCCCAGGCGCAGCAAAGCAAGCAATGTTATCTACATGTCCATCTGTTTCATCACCGCTTAGACCGCGTTTTAACCATATTATTTTTTCAACATTTAAATACTGACGTAATGTTTCCTCAATTATTTCTCTTGATAGTTCAGAGTTTCGATTAACATTAAGTAAGCATTCTTCTGTTGTAATTAGTGTTCCTTCACCATCCACATGAAATGATCCACCTTCCATTACGATAGGCGCATCAAAACGTCTTATACCAAAGTGTTCAAGAATTTTTGGTGCTACTTCATTATCTAAATCCCATGGCGAATATTTTTCACCCCAAGCATTGAATTGCCAATTAATAGCTGCTCGTACCCCATGTTCATTTAAAATAAATGTTGGACCGTTATCACGTAACCAAGCATCATTATGTTCAATATCTAATAACTCAATAGTTTCTCCACTAACTCTTTCTTGAACATCCTTCAGTTGATTTTGATTTACCAAAACTGTAATTGGTTCAAATTCTGCTATGGCCAAAATAAGTTCAACATATCCTTGGCAAACAGTTTCGTAATCCTCTGGAAAGCACATCGAGCTTTGCACTGGCCAAGAAATTAAAGTTCGTTCATGAGTTGACCACTCTGGTGGCATTGTATATCCTAATTCTTTTGGTACCATACCCTATTTCCCTCTTTACTATTAAGATTTCCTATTATTCTACTATCACATAATAATAGTTTTTGTCGAATAATGCTAGCGTCCTAGCAAAAAAATAGTAAATTACCCTAGAAAAGTTTGTTCTCCACTGATTTTCATACTTTTTTAAATTCCCGTTTTAAAAAAACATTCTTCTACCCTAGTTCTTCTCTACTATTTGAACTAATCTTCTAGTATTCTTACATGACTTATGGCTCAATTTCCCACCTTTTCGCTTTAGACCCCTCAAAATAGTGTATAGCTCCGTATAGATAAATAAGAAGAAGAAAATTCCCAATATAGAGAGGAGATTGATGACATGATACATAATGTTACTTACATGAAAAGACACCCACTGATTACAAGGCCAGATAATGTTTACAAAGGAAGTGACCGCCGAAATCGCCAACAACAATTGCCCGAGAAAAATCTGACAATAAACATAGAAAATCAACCATCATTTGCTACTTATATTGAGTTATATAGTGAACAAGAAAGATCAACAACGATAGATGTAAGAATTTAATAGTTCTCTTAACAAACAGGATCCTGATATTTTTTATAGCGCTTATATTTACAAAACAACACTCGTAACATTTATTGAGTGGTTTTTAGCGTACGCTCTTTTTATATTCCGCCAATGTGAGTAATATTAAGCTTTTCTTGGAACAATAGACATGGAATTTATTGTTCAAGTCAAGAGAGGCGGCTAACTTATGTCGAAACAACAAATAGGTGTAATTGGTTTAGCGGTAATGGGAAAAAACTTAGCTTTAAACATTGAGAGCAGAGGCTACACAGTATCCGTTTTTAATCGTTCTTCAGAAAAAACGGAAGAAATGTTACGAGAATCTAGTGGAAAAAATATTGTAGGTACATATAGCATTGAAGAGTTTGTTCAATCATTAGAAACACCTCGAAAAATTTTATTAATGGTCAAAGCAGGAACACCAACCGATGCAACAATTGAACAACTAAAGCCGGCACTCAATAAGGGTGACATTATTATCGATGGTGGAAATACCTTTTTTGTCGATACGCAACGAAGAAATAAAGAATTAAGTGCCCTAGGAATCCATTTTATTGGTACTGGGGTTTCAGGCGGCGAAGAAGGTGCTCTTAAAGGACCTTCGATCATGCCAGGTGGACAAAAAGAAGCTTACGATCTAGTGGAGAATATTCTTAAAGATATTTCTGCAAAAGTAGATGATGACCCTTGTTGTACTTATATTGGTCCTGATGGTGCTGGCCATTATGTAAAGATGGTACACAACGGAATTGAGTATGGTGATATGCAGTTAATTTCAGAAGCATATTTTTTAATGAAACATGCCTTAGGCTTAGACGCCAGGGAGTTTCACGAAATATTTGCCGAGTGGAACAAAGGTGAACTAGACAGTTATTTAATTGAAATCACCGCTGATATTTTCACAAAAACTGATGAAGAAACAGGAAAGCCACTCGTTGATGTTATTTTAGATACAGCTGGGCAAAAAGGGACTGGAAAATGGACCAGTCAAAGTGCCTTAGATCTTGGTGTACCGTTGCCAATCATTACGGAGTCTGTCTTTGCACGATTTATTTCAGCTATGAAAGATGAACGTGTAAAAGCTAGTGAGGTATTAAAAGGCCCAGAACCAGTCACATTAAATGAGGATAAACAGTCATTCATTGAGGCCGTTCGTAAAGCTCTTTATATGAGCAAAATTTGTTCCTATGCCCAAGGCTTTGCACAAATGAGAGCTGCTTCAAACGAGTATGATTGGAATTTAAGCTATGGTGATATCGCGATGATTTTTAGGGGTGGTTGTATAATTAGAGCCGCATTCCTCCAAAAGATTAAAGATGCTTACGATCGTGATCCACATCTACCAAACTTACTGCTTGATACTTATTTCAAGGATATTGTAGAGGGCTATCAAGGAGCTCTACGAGAAGTAATCGGTCATGCGATTACTCGTGGAATTCCTGTCCCTTGTTTTTCAAGTGCCTTGGCTTATTTTGATAGTTACCGTACTGCTTCCTTACCTGCCAACCTTCTTC
It encodes the following:
- a CDS encoding agmatine deiminase family protein — translated: MVPKELGYTMPPEWSTHERTLISWPVQSSMCFPEDYETVCQGYVELILAIAEFEPITVLVNQNQLKDVQERVSGETIELLDIEHNDAWLRDNGPTFILNEHGVRAAINWQFNAWGEKYSPWDLDNEVAPKILEHFGIRRFDAPIVMEGGSFHVDGEGTLITTEECLLNVNRNSELSREIIEETLRQYLNVEKIIWLKRGLSGDETDGHVDNIACFAAPGKVIIQVCEDPTDENYEITNENLSILENAVDAKGRKLDIIKIQQPPKRFFEEQRLTLSYLNFYFVNDGIILPVFGEDAKDTDRLAVEVLASLYPTKRIRTIDGMAIIKEGGNVHCTTQQMIAEKIEVK
- the gndA gene encoding NADP-dependent phosphogluconate dehydrogenase; this translates as MSKQQIGVIGLAVMGKNLALNIESRGYTVSVFNRSSEKTEEMLRESSGKNIVGTYSIEEFVQSLETPRKILLMVKAGTPTDATIEQLKPALNKGDIIIDGGNTFFVDTQRRNKELSALGIHFIGTGVSGGEEGALKGPSIMPGGQKEAYDLVENILKDISAKVDDDPCCTYIGPDGAGHYVKMVHNGIEYGDMQLISEAYFLMKHALGLDAREFHEIFAEWNKGELDSYLIEITADIFTKTDEETGKPLVDVILDTAGQKGTGKWTSQSALDLGVPLPIITESVFARFISAMKDERVKASEVLKGPEPVTLNEDKQSFIEAVRKALYMSKICSYAQGFAQMRAASNEYDWNLSYGDIAMIFRGGCIIRAAFLQKIKDAYDRDPHLPNLLLDTYFKDIVEGYQGALREVIGHAITRGIPVPCFSSALAYFDSYRTASLPANLLQAQRDYFGAHTYQRIDKEGIFHTEWMEK